A stretch of the Archangium violaceum genome encodes the following:
- a CDS encoding nicotinate phosphoribosyltransferase encodes MGSPLLATDGYKFSMAEAGWPLRRETFYYSHRKGGQQVVPLDLESYVRGLLPEPVESDYSYLARNSYEMGAGFKAAIQQKQKLVIRALPKGTRFYAREPVFSVTGPSAMVSWLEPLLLQLNFRIQIATQALADREALAKALAVLSCEEEKRIALETLDAVGVKPVPITVDAEGYHARVLAVVRELVEAVKDPSRIFEVGLRAATCLEQHEIALRACKDAGVMRTSNVLLARKLGMIPVGTMGHEHVQRYGSDEAAFRAIRERRPERSSYLLDTYDTLASGLPSAFRLVHEDPEAGDSIRFDSGDKKKQYTQAVSRAKEEGIKPVLILEDGLDAQATREFEELRQQFGWEPSKQFYGYGGFIVARTMACPYTRDRVAAVYKLARTGHQPTMKFGNELAEGKQSIPGVPVVFRRRSGSGPIGLIGQEGEPVPEGYELLSGTTPEAAAAIPAPGTGELRVAYTPATQALVDELRHRHFPKGPAHHS; translated from the coding sequence ATGGGGAGTCCGCTGCTCGCGACGGACGGCTACAAGTTCAGCATGGCGGAGGCTGGCTGGCCGCTGCGCCGGGAGACGTTCTACTACTCACATCGCAAGGGAGGGCAGCAGGTCGTGCCGTTGGATCTCGAGTCCTACGTGCGGGGCCTGCTCCCGGAGCCTGTCGAGAGCGACTACTCCTACCTGGCCCGCAACAGCTACGAGATGGGCGCGGGCTTCAAGGCGGCCATCCAGCAGAAGCAGAAGCTGGTCATCCGGGCGCTGCCCAAGGGCACGCGCTTCTACGCGCGGGAGCCGGTGTTCTCGGTGACGGGACCCTCGGCGATGGTGTCGTGGCTGGAGCCGCTGCTGCTGCAGCTCAACTTCCGCATCCAGATCGCCACGCAGGCGCTGGCGGACCGAGAGGCCCTGGCGAAGGCGCTCGCGGTGCTGTCGTGCGAGGAGGAGAAGCGCATCGCCCTGGAGACGCTGGACGCGGTGGGGGTGAAGCCGGTGCCCATCACCGTGGACGCCGAGGGCTACCACGCGCGGGTGCTGGCGGTGGTGCGCGAGCTGGTGGAGGCGGTGAAGGACCCGAGCCGCATCTTCGAGGTGGGTCTGCGCGCGGCCACGTGCCTGGAGCAGCATGAGATCGCCCTGAGGGCCTGCAAGGACGCCGGGGTGATGCGCACCAGCAACGTGCTGCTGGCGCGGAAGCTGGGGATGATTCCGGTGGGCACCATGGGTCACGAGCACGTGCAGCGCTACGGCTCGGACGAGGCGGCCTTCCGCGCCATCCGCGAGCGGCGGCCGGAGCGCTCCAGCTACCTGCTGGACACCTATGACACGCTGGCCTCGGGCCTGCCGTCGGCCTTCCGGCTCGTTCACGAGGACCCGGAGGCGGGGGACTCCATCCGCTTCGACTCGGGAGACAAGAAGAAGCAGTACACGCAGGCGGTGTCGCGGGCGAAGGAGGAGGGCATCAAGCCGGTGCTCATCCTGGAGGACGGACTGGACGCGCAGGCCACGCGCGAGTTCGAGGAGCTGCGCCAGCAGTTCGGCTGGGAGCCCTCGAAGCAGTTCTACGGTTACGGCGGCTTCATCGTGGCGCGCACCATGGCGTGCCCCTACACGCGGGACCGGGTGGCGGCGGTGTACAAGCTGGCGCGCACGGGTCACCAGCCGACGATGAAGTTCGGCAACGAGCTGGCCGAGGGCAAGCAGAGCATTCCGGGCGTGCCGGTGGTGTTCCGGCGCCGGAGCGGCTCGGGGCCCATCGGGCTCATCGGGCAGGAGGGCGAGCCGGTGCCCGAGGGCTACGAGCTGCTCTCCGGCACCACGCCCGAGGCCGCCGCCGCCATCCCCGCGCCCGGTACCGGGGAGCTCCGTGTCGCGTACACGCCGGCCACGCAGGCCCTGGTGGACGAGCTGCGCCACCGTCACTTCCCGAAGGGCCCCGCGCACCATTCTTGA
- a CDS encoding nicotinamidase has product MPLPLPEFHDDERVGSLFLERAARVTEEARRYAATHRIRPASEDRVRIAAFGIDVQVAFCQPEASLFVPGAVEDTRRTLRWLYAHLDRITGLVFSLDTHRVFQIFHPAWWQDAEGRPPAPMTAILAADIRAGKWRATRHPEESLAYCERLEATGRYVLTVWPYHALLGGLSHALLPSVMEASLFHSVARDTQTRFEQKGEEPLTENYSVLAPEVTEVSGRKVGEFNQELFDHLLTFDRVYVFGQAKSHCVLSTLLDLKQHIEATDRSKMGRIHILEDAMSPVPAPPLDPLPPGLDFPRVANEAMRTFREAGMKVVRTTDPLDV; this is encoded by the coding sequence ATGCCGTTGCCCCTTCCCGAATTCCATGACGACGAGCGCGTGGGTTCGCTGTTCCTGGAGCGAGCCGCGCGGGTGACCGAGGAGGCCCGCCGCTACGCGGCGACGCACCGGATCCGGCCGGCGAGCGAGGACCGCGTGCGCATCGCCGCCTTCGGTATCGACGTGCAGGTGGCTTTCTGCCAGCCCGAGGCGAGCCTCTTCGTCCCGGGCGCGGTGGAGGACACGCGGCGCACGCTGCGCTGGCTGTACGCGCACCTGGATCGCATCACCGGGCTGGTGTTCTCGCTGGACACGCACCGCGTCTTCCAGATCTTCCACCCGGCGTGGTGGCAGGACGCGGAGGGCCGGCCGCCGGCGCCGATGACGGCCATCCTGGCCGCGGACATTCGGGCGGGGAAGTGGCGGGCCACGCGCCACCCCGAGGAGAGCCTGGCCTACTGCGAGCGCCTGGAGGCCACGGGCAGGTACGTGCTGACGGTGTGGCCGTACCACGCGCTGCTCGGAGGGCTGAGCCACGCGCTGCTCCCGTCGGTGATGGAGGCGAGCCTCTTCCACTCGGTGGCGCGGGACACGCAGACGCGCTTCGAGCAGAAGGGCGAGGAGCCGCTGACGGAGAACTACTCGGTGCTGGCGCCCGAGGTGACGGAGGTGTCGGGGCGCAAGGTGGGCGAGTTCAACCAGGAGCTCTTCGACCATCTGCTCACGTTCGACCGGGTGTACGTCTTCGGGCAGGCGAAGTCTCACTGCGTGTTGTCGACGCTGTTGGACCTGAAGCAGCACATCGAGGCGACGGACCGCTCGAAGATGGGGCGCATCCACATCCTCGAGGACGCGATGAGCCCGGTGCCGGCGCCGCCGTTGGACCCATTGCCGCCGGGGTTGGACTTCCCGCGCGTCGCCAACGAGGCGATGCGGACGTTCCGGGAGGCGGGGATGAAGGTGGTGCGGACCACCGACCCGCTGGACGTGTGA
- a CDS encoding NUDIX hydrolase, producing the protein MRAPEVLQARETLAAYARPAVAVDLVILTLVDGALNVLLVRRGGPPFEGKLALPGGFLRVGDGVEDQGEDLDVAAARELEEETGLGTEGVLLEQFATFGRPGRDPRMRVLSVAYYALVRPDLARRVRAGGDAAETCWQPVAGLREGALAFDHEDILQVALERMREKLDTSTLAFSLVPETFTIPELRAVFSAVKGEPQDPGNFRRKVARLIEDGVLEKAPGVRRTASKPAALYRFRA; encoded by the coding sequence GTGAGGGCGCCGGAAGTCCTTCAGGCGCGCGAGACGCTGGCTGCGTACGCGCGCCCGGCGGTGGCGGTGGACCTGGTCATCCTGACGCTGGTGGACGGCGCGCTGAACGTGCTGCTGGTGCGCCGGGGCGGGCCTCCCTTCGAGGGGAAGCTGGCGCTGCCCGGCGGCTTCCTGCGGGTGGGGGACGGGGTGGAGGACCAGGGCGAGGACCTGGACGTGGCGGCGGCGCGCGAGCTGGAGGAGGAGACGGGGCTGGGGACGGAGGGCGTGTTGCTGGAGCAGTTCGCCACGTTCGGCAGGCCGGGGAGGGACCCTCGCATGAGGGTGCTCTCGGTGGCGTACTACGCGCTGGTGCGGCCAGATCTGGCACGGCGGGTGCGCGCGGGCGGAGACGCGGCGGAGACGTGCTGGCAGCCGGTGGCGGGGCTGCGCGAGGGCGCGCTGGCCTTCGACCACGAGGACATCCTCCAGGTGGCGTTGGAGCGGATGCGGGAGAAGCTGGACACGTCGACGCTGGCGTTCTCGCTGGTGCCGGAGACCTTCACCATTCCGGAGCTGCGCGCGGTGTTCTCCGCGGTGAAGGGCGAGCCGCAGGATCCGGGCAACTTCCGCCGCAAGGTGGCGCGGCTCATCGAGGATGGGGTGCTGGAGAAGGCACCGGGAGTGCGGCGGACGGCCTCGAAGCCCGCAGCGCTCTACCGGTTCCGCGCGTGA
- a CDS encoding DUF2169 family type VI secretion system accessory protein, translating into MGHPSIENKTPFVFEFMGVADEEGRPHVLLLAKATYDLGTTGLVLAEQQVPVNWGGEAWGKPGESSDKYEPECAFIKPATDVVLIGHAHAGQKEATEVQVSLQVGPLKKVVRVVGERTWFKSLGQVSMTKPLPFSRMPLTWERAFGGWDRTNPDPKKHTFEPCNPVGVGFRASSRNFEEGLRLPNLEDPQVPLREFGQRVPPVGFGFTSPHWQPRAAYAGTYDEAWAKERKPLLPRDFDRRFFNAAPPGLVAPGYLQGNEPVTLVNVSSRGRLAFSLPGQPAPNVTAVVAGGADLNPRLVLDTVILDTDAHRVMLLWRGSIPLFGGVRDLRALVLSSATAS; encoded by the coding sequence ATGGGTCATCCCTCCATCGAGAACAAGACGCCGTTCGTCTTCGAGTTCATGGGTGTCGCGGACGAGGAGGGACGGCCTCATGTCCTCCTGCTGGCCAAGGCCACCTACGACCTGGGAACGACGGGGCTGGTGCTCGCCGAGCAGCAGGTGCCGGTGAACTGGGGTGGGGAGGCGTGGGGCAAGCCCGGGGAGTCCAGCGACAAGTACGAGCCGGAGTGTGCCTTCATCAAGCCCGCCACGGACGTGGTCCTCATCGGTCACGCGCACGCCGGGCAGAAGGAGGCCACCGAGGTTCAGGTGTCCTTGCAGGTGGGTCCGCTGAAGAAGGTCGTCCGGGTGGTGGGGGAGCGGACGTGGTTCAAGAGCCTGGGCCAGGTTTCCATGACGAAGCCGCTACCCTTCTCCCGCATGCCGCTCACCTGGGAGCGGGCCTTCGGCGGTTGGGATCGGACGAACCCGGATCCGAAGAAGCACACCTTCGAGCCCTGCAACCCCGTGGGGGTGGGCTTCCGGGCCAGCTCGAGGAACTTCGAGGAGGGACTGCGACTGCCCAACCTGGAGGATCCCCAGGTGCCGCTGCGTGAATTCGGTCAGCGCGTCCCACCGGTGGGCTTCGGTTTCACCTCGCCGCACTGGCAGCCTCGCGCGGCGTATGCCGGCACCTACGACGAGGCGTGGGCGAAGGAGCGCAAGCCGCTGCTGCCGAGGGATTTCGATCGGCGCTTCTTCAACGCCGCGCCGCCGGGGCTCGTGGCTCCGGGTTACCTCCAGGGCAACGAGCCGGTCACCCTCGTGAATGTCTCGTCTCGAGGCCGGCTCGCCTTCTCCCTGCCCGGCCAGCCAGCACCGAACGTCACGGCGGTCGTCGCGGGCGGAGCCGACCTGAATCCACGGTTGGTCCTGGATACGGTCATCCTCGACACGGATGCCCATCGCGTGATGTTGCTGTGGCGAGGTAGTATACCGCTGTTCGGGGGTGTGCGTGATTTGCGGGCCCTCGTCCTGTCGTCCGCGACCGCCAGCTGA
- a CDS encoding DUF4150 domain-containing protein, which produces MANTVGVNKMSVVTKDSNGVSAAFPDVCKTPSPGGPIPIPYPNVAKSSDTAQGTKKVSVEGNPVCVKDSNFSTSTGDEAGTAGGGVVSGKTKGKAEFVNFSFDVKFEGKNVARAMDLMLHNDKNTPPFPVIQPPVIALGKDEGKAVCAVCEKDL; this is translated from the coding sequence ATGGCCAATACCGTTGGCGTGAACAAGATGTCCGTGGTGACCAAGGACTCCAATGGAGTCTCCGCGGCCTTCCCGGATGTCTGTAAGACGCCCAGCCCGGGTGGGCCCATCCCCATTCCCTATCCCAACGTCGCGAAGTCCTCGGACACCGCGCAGGGCACCAAGAAGGTCTCGGTGGAGGGCAACCCGGTGTGCGTGAAGGACTCGAACTTCAGCACCAGCACGGGTGACGAGGCGGGCACCGCGGGCGGTGGCGTGGTCTCCGGCAAGACGAAGGGCAAGGCCGAGTTCGTCAACTTCTCCTTCGATGTGAAGTTCGAGGGCAAGAACGTGGCGCGCGCCATGGACCTGATGCTGCACAACGACAAGAACACGCCGCCCTTCCCGGTGATCCAGCCGCCCGTCATCGCCCTCGGGAAGGATGAGGGAAAGGCCGTCTGTGCCGTCTGTGAGAAGGATCTCTAG
- a CDS encoding DUF6484 domain-containing protein: protein MGAREDDSEVQVPAVRESILGSRAGWVVGIDGSGRPLVDFEGNEAGPVAALLAAVVDAQALKAAADRRQRAVLLFENGDPLRPFLMGLVQEPSPTPLLDELLEQTPAQEASRPTEAWVDGQRVTIEGKEEVVIRCGAASITLRRNGKVVIKGTFVETSASGKNRIKGGSVEIN from the coding sequence ATGGGCGCTCGTGAGGACGATTCGGAGGTTCAGGTCCCGGCGGTTCGCGAATCCATCCTGGGGAGTCGCGCGGGTTGGGTCGTTGGCATCGACGGCAGTGGAAGGCCGTTGGTGGATTTCGAGGGCAATGAGGCCGGCCCCGTCGCCGCGCTGTTGGCCGCCGTCGTGGACGCCCAGGCCCTGAAGGCCGCGGCGGACCGGCGTCAGCGGGCGGTGCTCCTCTTCGAGAACGGTGATCCGCTTCGGCCCTTTCTCATGGGGCTCGTCCAGGAGCCGAGCCCGACCCCTCTGCTGGACGAACTGCTGGAGCAGACGCCCGCGCAGGAGGCGAGCCGGCCGACGGAGGCCTGGGTCGACGGTCAGCGGGTGACCATCGAGGGCAAGGAGGAGGTCGTCATCCGGTGTGGTGCGGCGAGCATCACCCTCCGGCGTAACGGCAAGGTCGTCATCAAGGGCACCTTCGTGGAGACGAGCGCCAGCGGCAAGAATCGCATCAAGGGCGGCTCGGTCGAGATCAACTAG
- a CDS encoding TIGR02270 family protein yields the protein MSDRSDPLLNWDIQEEHLDEAAFFWGQWERSLSAPDEVLPDVAVGEERLLARLDALVLGGPRVAERLLMPALASDEPERLSSAAFTLLFDASSRRGSDAVLSALRDAAPDACAAILRALEVLPTASLPAWVESLLAQPEPSLQALALDVLGAHSLSPGLELTGFLSEEDPRLSAAALRASVRLRARLDRKVLQRFWSSSESSVRDAAILAGLIQGQREAWMSCRQVVEARGPDLELPLLLLALGGDAGELAPLRGLLDVTALRPHVLWALGFSGRVSAAEACLAYLGDEAVGHLAAEAFCSITGLELSGRFLAGDPFLEDEEPGSEAPLGSHPMPGPGLPLLDARLVRDWWVESRTRFNPETRYLRGRPWSPAVLLQGLWTEPMRRRHGLALEVALRSQGTFQARTRRFARHQLAVLETLRTTPPSLSSGPFVRGLAS from the coding sequence ATGAGTGATCGGTCCGACCCCCTCTTGAACTGGGACATCCAGGAGGAACATCTCGACGAGGCCGCCTTCTTCTGGGGCCAGTGGGAGCGCTCCCTCTCCGCTCCCGACGAAGTGCTCCCCGACGTCGCGGTCGGTGAGGAGCGGTTGCTGGCCCGCCTGGACGCGCTCGTCCTGGGGGGACCGCGAGTGGCCGAGAGGTTGCTGATGCCGGCGCTTGCCTCGGATGAGCCCGAGCGTCTCTCCTCCGCCGCCTTCACGCTCCTGTTCGACGCCTCGTCCCGACGGGGCTCCGATGCGGTGCTCAGCGCCCTGCGTGACGCGGCTCCCGATGCATGCGCCGCCATCCTGAGGGCCCTCGAGGTCCTCCCCACCGCCTCGCTTCCGGCCTGGGTGGAGTCGTTGCTGGCCCAACCCGAGCCATCACTCCAGGCCCTGGCGTTGGATGTGCTCGGTGCACACAGCCTCTCTCCCGGGCTCGAGTTGACGGGCTTTCTCTCGGAGGAGGATCCGCGGCTGTCCGCCGCCGCCCTGCGCGCCTCGGTGCGCCTCCGAGCGCGGTTGGATCGAAAGGTGCTGCAACGCTTCTGGTCCTCGTCCGAGTCCTCCGTGCGTGACGCCGCCATCCTCGCCGGCCTCATCCAGGGGCAGCGCGAGGCGTGGATGTCCTGCCGGCAGGTCGTGGAGGCGCGCGGGCCCGACCTCGAGCTGCCCCTGCTGTTGCTCGCGCTGGGTGGAGACGCCGGGGAGCTGGCTCCGCTCCGGGGGCTGCTCGACGTGACGGCGCTTCGTCCACACGTCCTCTGGGCCCTCGGGTTCAGTGGACGCGTGTCCGCGGCCGAAGCCTGCCTGGCGTATCTGGGTGACGAGGCGGTGGGCCACCTGGCGGCCGAGGCGTTCTGCTCCATCACGGGGCTGGAGCTCTCGGGCCGGTTCCTGGCCGGGGATCCGTTCCTGGAGGACGAGGAGCCCGGGTCGGAGGCGCCCTTGGGTTCGCATCCCATGCCGGGCCCGGGTCTGCCCCTCCTCGATGCACGGCTCGTGCGGGACTGGTGGGTGGAGTCCAGGACGCGGTTCAATCCCGAGACACGCTACCTGCGTGGGCGGCCCTGGAGCCCCGCCGTCCTGCTCCAGGGGCTGTGGACGGAGCCCATGCGGCGGCGGCATGGCCTGGCGCTGGAGGTCGCCCTTCGGAGCCAGGGCACCTTCCAGGCGCGCACGCGTCGTTTCGCGCGCCACCAGCTCGCGGTGTTGGAGACGCTTCGCACCACGCCTCCCTCCCTGTCCTCGGGTCCGTTCGTGAGGGGGCTCGCTTCATGA
- a CDS encoding beta-ketoacyl synthase N-terminal-like domain-containing protein has protein sequence MIPSGSSPTLPLGSIAITGLGLTTSIGLDVVASCMSARAGVTRWTPLDIEEPDLDTLESVPLKGHAVRGLTDGFEGIGRLLRLGNTALADLLDYAGLASAVPPRTGFFVCLPGDFHATQRLEAELLSGPAPDEVARASFQEHFEEQRQLQARLEGRMVSELLSRNGLSIHPSLRACFFGGPATFARAVELAVHRLRTRELDRCIVGGIDSFVHGAVLRDVYELGLLRTQEQPSGFFPGEAAAFILLERADAARGRGARVEALLGPVALAEEPFHRLSGASPQGVALAHTAEACLREGQARPGLVIVNLNGDDFRAQDFGGALVRLGRERLPESFQQWYPPASFGELGAATGAASVCLAVRGFVRGYAGGRSALVLLVGDDEARAALLVEDVRASSPR, from the coding sequence ATGATTCCCTCCGGGTCTTCCCCCACGCTGCCCCTGGGCTCCATCGCCATCACCGGTCTGGGGTTGACCACCTCCATCGGACTGGACGTGGTGGCGAGCTGCATGTCGGCGCGGGCGGGCGTGACGCGCTGGACGCCGCTCGATATCGAAGAGCCCGACCTCGACACGCTGGAGAGCGTGCCGTTGAAGGGACATGCCGTGCGTGGCCTCACCGATGGCTTCGAGGGAATCGGGCGGCTCCTGCGGCTGGGGAACACGGCGCTGGCGGACCTGCTCGACTACGCGGGGCTGGCTTCGGCGGTCCCTCCGCGCACGGGCTTCTTCGTGTGTCTGCCGGGAGACTTCCACGCCACCCAGCGGCTTGAGGCCGAGCTGCTCTCGGGCCCCGCGCCGGACGAGGTCGCACGGGCCTCGTTCCAGGAGCACTTCGAGGAGCAGCGGCAACTCCAGGCGAGGCTGGAGGGACGCATGGTCTCGGAGTTGCTGTCCCGCAACGGGCTGTCCATCCACCCCTCGCTGCGGGCCTGTTTCTTCGGGGGACCGGCCACCTTCGCTCGTGCCGTGGAGCTGGCGGTCCATCGACTTCGGACGCGGGAGCTCGACCGCTGCATCGTGGGGGGCATCGACTCGTTCGTGCACGGGGCCGTCCTGAGGGACGTCTACGAGCTGGGCCTGTTGCGGACGCAGGAGCAGCCCTCGGGCTTCTTCCCGGGCGAGGCGGCCGCGTTCATCCTGTTGGAGAGGGCGGACGCGGCCCGTGGGCGTGGGGCCCGTGTCGAGGCCCTGCTCGGGCCGGTGGCCCTCGCGGAAGAGCCGTTCCACCGGTTGTCGGGCGCGTCGCCGCAGGGGGTCGCCCTCGCCCACACGGCGGAGGCGTGTCTTCGGGAAGGCCAGGCGCGGCCCGGTCTCGTCATCGTCAATCTCAATGGGGATGACTTCCGGGCCCAGGACTTCGGTGGCGCGCTCGTGCGCCTGGGGCGCGAGCGTCTGCCCGAGTCCTTCCAGCAGTGGTATCCGCCGGCGTCTTTTGGAGAGCTCGGCGCCGCGACCGGGGCCGCCTCGGTGTGCCTGGCGGTCCGGGGGTTCGTGCGTGGGTACGCGGGGGGCCGGAGTGCTCTCGTGCTGTTGGTGGGGGACGATGAGGCGCGTGCGGCACTGCTCGTCGAGGATGTAAGAGCGTCAAGCCCGAGGTAG
- a CDS encoding AHH domain-containing protein — translation MSNAEAMRRAFEEYKKRADAARQARQDATRARKLANQAEDKLQQAEKDYAKAQQEGKGKTKAKEALKEAEKPSKAAQKAESKAETAEKNRHLARLKTKDTHQPGEDNGCVTRCVWEQGGRPPNYRPRCLFDGHNHKENAIKYHVGNDQSWFNLSFDRAGSRARKRLEAQAKAIHLSRRADKNNPIATPGAWDMGMSGANFWSSSKTPWHHEAHHIIPTDVLYAAFGEDLSLLQQLKYNINKGVNIIVLPRRLAFGRIYLLPAHNNSHAGYSIEVESRVNRVRSAASKQQEKKEGHPDVSDAPNNSWKSQLEDHSKQLRKTIRRAGILLGLTADASNTLEDVFKSQDRGSASV, via the coding sequence ATGAGCAACGCGGAAGCAATGCGGCGTGCGTTCGAGGAGTACAAGAAGCGGGCCGATGCGGCCCGTCAGGCCAGGCAGGATGCGACGCGGGCTCGCAAGCTGGCGAACCAGGCCGAGGACAAGCTGCAGCAGGCCGAGAAGGACTACGCCAAGGCGCAGCAGGAGGGGAAGGGGAAGACCAAGGCCAAGGAGGCGCTGAAGGAGGCCGAGAAGCCCTCCAAGGCGGCCCAGAAGGCCGAGAGCAAGGCCGAGACCGCCGAGAAGAACCGGCACCTGGCCAGGCTGAAGACGAAGGACACGCACCAGCCAGGAGAGGACAACGGGTGTGTCACCCGCTGCGTCTGGGAGCAGGGTGGGCGTCCTCCCAACTACCGGCCCCGGTGCCTCTTCGATGGGCACAACCACAAAGAGAACGCCATCAAGTACCACGTCGGCAATGATCAGAGCTGGTTCAACCTGAGCTTCGATCGAGCGGGCAGCCGCGCTCGTAAGCGGCTCGAGGCCCAGGCCAAGGCCATCCACCTTTCACGGCGGGCCGACAAGAACAACCCCATCGCGACGCCTGGCGCCTGGGACATGGGGATGAGTGGCGCGAACTTCTGGTCGAGCAGCAAGACGCCCTGGCACCACGAGGCCCACCACATCATCCCGACGGATGTGCTCTATGCTGCCTTCGGGGAAGACCTGAGCCTGTTGCAGCAGCTCAAGTACAACATCAACAAGGGCGTCAACATCATCGTCCTGCCCCGGCGGCTGGCGTTCGGCAGGATCTACCTGCTGCCCGCCCACAACAACAGCCACGCGGGCTACAGCATCGAGGTCGAGAGTCGCGTCAACCGGGTGCGCTCCGCCGCGAGCAAGCAGCAGGAGAAGAAGGAGGGCCACCCGGATGTCTCCGATGCTCCCAACAACAGCTGGAAGTCCCAGCTCGAGGATCATTCGAAGCAGCTCCGGAAAACCATTCGCCGGGCGGGAATCCTGCTGGGGCTGACCGCCGATGCCTCCAACACGCTGGAGGATGTCTTCAAGTCCCAGGATCGGGGTTCCGCATCCGTTTGA
- a CDS encoding imm11 family protein codes for MTAATHDYFILTMDYSEEYCRIDAPLPRPLDKKCWRAAEGERMGTEYPAGVRLAMSKRHRGLVIPEYIPNTLLMPMVTGKLKTLLEQESGAEIEFLPFALYNHKGRVADPECFIANVIGTREWADMTRTRGEKSIISPGTFEALHLLHLDSAKVDPQAKLFRLNIIPRFLIVRDDLRAAFEQHGIKGMKFTAMGERCRLV; via the coding sequence ATGACCGCCGCCACGCACGACTACTTCATCCTCACCATGGACTACAGCGAGGAGTACTGCCGCATCGATGCGCCTCTACCCAGGCCCCTGGACAAGAAGTGCTGGAGGGCGGCCGAGGGCGAGCGGATGGGGACGGAGTATCCGGCGGGTGTGCGGCTGGCGATGTCCAAGCGGCATCGGGGGTTGGTCATTCCAGAGTACATCCCCAACACCCTCCTGATGCCCATGGTGACCGGCAAGCTCAAGACGTTGCTCGAGCAGGAGTCCGGGGCGGAGATCGAGTTCCTCCCCTTCGCGCTCTACAACCACAAGGGCCGGGTCGCCGATCCGGAGTGCTTCATCGCCAACGTCATTGGCACCAGGGAGTGGGCCGACATGACGAGGACCCGGGGTGAGAAGTCCATCATCTCGCCGGGGACCTTCGAGGCGCTCCACCTGCTCCACCTGGATTCCGCGAAGGTCGACCCGCAGGCGAAGCTCTTCCGGCTGAACATCATCCCGCGCTTCCTCATCGTCCGGGACGACCTGCGCGCCGCCTTCGAGCAACACGGCATCAAGGGGATGAAGTTCACCGCCATGGGCGAGAGGTGCCGGCTCGTTTGA
- a CDS encoding Imm49 family immunity protein, translating to MPMDLETIADNARFSLDQALRIIKHGGVAERSGKAYGAASLMYHRLALCELLSEARADRFQVHLCKSALVRLHLVRLVSSGRSFHPSTTCAGANFSFVDAVVAGQLGLAADIARLTTDKHEPTAEYEDDFLLHRFLQRNFLHLHAAESYDFTALFDRWERVLEGERTPYFDVCQALFRRDAAGFGDALLTVIEERARSFQQKDEHSEEARRTDGAVFMNGLALLRMAEMSGLPAQREYPNIPSLARLPPGTMQLSPNAWMNPDEGLPG from the coding sequence ATGCCGATGGACCTGGAGACCATTGCGGACAACGCCCGCTTCTCCCTGGATCAGGCCCTGCGCATCATCAAGCACGGGGGCGTGGCCGAGCGCTCTGGAAAGGCCTACGGCGCGGCCTCGCTCATGTACCACCGGCTCGCCTTGTGCGAGCTGCTCTCCGAAGCCCGTGCTGACCGCTTCCAGGTCCACCTGTGCAAGTCCGCGCTCGTGCGCCTCCACCTCGTCCGGCTCGTCTCCTCGGGGCGGTCCTTTCATCCCTCCACCACGTGCGCGGGCGCGAACTTCTCCTTCGTGGATGCGGTGGTGGCGGGGCAGCTCGGGCTGGCGGCGGACATCGCTCGCCTGACGACGGACAAGCACGAGCCCACCGCCGAGTACGAGGACGACTTCCTCCTGCACCGCTTCCTGCAGAGGAACTTCCTGCACCTGCACGCCGCGGAGTCCTATGACTTCACGGCGCTCTTCGATCGCTGGGAGCGGGTGCTCGAAGGGGAGCGCACCCCATACTTCGACGTGTGCCAGGCCCTGTTCCGCCGAGACGCGGCCGGGTTCGGGGACGCCCTTCTCACGGTCATCGAGGAGCGGGCCCGCTCCTTCCAGCAGAAGGACGAGCACTCGGAGGAGGCACGCCGGACGGACGGGGCCGTGTTCATGAATGGCCTGGCGCTGTTGCGGATGGCGGAGATGAGCGGGCTGCCGGCACAGCGGGAGTACCCGAACATCCCCAGCCTGGCGCGCCTGCCGCCCGGCACGATGCAGCTGTCCCCCAACGCCTGGATGAATCCCGATGAGGGACTCCCCGGGTAA